TCCCTCGTACAACTGTTGCTCAGGATCTTCGCTGGGTGAGAATTCATCAGCGCTGTAGACGTTCTCCAGCTTGTCCCGCCACGCGTCATGCTGCTGCATCAATTGTTCGGCGCGAGACTGAACAAGCGACATATCAAGACCCAGTCGCTGTTGATCGACCGGGCGCAATACGTTCAATGGCGCCACCACCGGGCACTTGTTGATGTGCACCAACTTCAGCGGAACCGGCAATTCGCCGTCAGCCAACTCCTCGCGCCGCGTGTACAAACGCGAACGCAATACCTCGGCACTTTCCCTTATTAAAGGCAAGGTTTCCATGTGCAGGTCGCACACAATCAGTGCATTGCGATTACGCGGGTGCCAGGCCAAGGGTAATACCACCCCCAGGTAACTACGTTCGCTGGAGAAGCGCCCGGAAATATGCACCAGCGGCTGGAGCAGGCGAATCTGCTCCATGACTTTGTGCTTGCTACGCAACTGGAACAACCAGTCATAAAGTTTGGGCTGGCGTTGGCGAATCAGACGAGCCAACGCGATGGTGGCCCGGACATCGGACAGGGCCTCGTGGGCATGACCGTGGTCGATGCCGTTGGCCTTGCTCAGCAACTCCAGGCGCAGGCTGGTGCGTCCGTCCTGCTGCGGCCAGACGATGCCCTCCGGGCGCAGGGCATAGGCGGTACGCACTACATCGATCAAGTCCCAGCGGCTGTTGCCACCCTGCCACTCACGGGCGTAGGGGTCGAAGAAGTTGCGGTAGAGGCTGTAGCGAGTGACTTCATCATCGAAGCGCAAGGTGTTGTAGCCTGCGCCACAGGTGCCGGGGCGCGACAACTGTTCATGCACCCTGGTCATGAACTCCGCTTCCCCCAGGCCTTTGGCGATCAGTTGTTCAGGGGTGATACCGGTGACCAGGCAGGCGGCGGGGTGCGGCAGGATGTCGTCGGAGGGGCGGCAATACAGGTTGACCGGTTCGTCGATCTCGTTGAGCTCGAAATCGGTGCGTACGCCTGCAACCTGCAGCGGCCGGTCGCAGCGCGGATTGATACCGGTGGTTTCGTAGTCGTGCCAGAAGATGCTGGAGCTCACGGTGTCGTCCTGTACAAAGTTCGCGGACGAGTCTACCGGAGGAACGCCTTCAGGCCGACTCGTTCATCGGCCTGAAACTGAAGAAGTCGCGCAGTGAGCGCACGAACTCCTCGTACTCGCGCGGCGCCTGTAACAGCATGAAGCCGGCATCGTAATGCCCCGGGGTCTGGTCCTCGCGGCTCCACAGGCAACTGGCTGTGAGATTGATGAACTGATGGCCACCGCCTGCAAGCGGCACACGCAACTGCAGCTCGAAATCCGGGCCGACCATGATCGGGAGCTGGCTGATCACCATGACCCCATCCTCGGAGGCATTCCCCAGGTAGCCAATCTCCTGATCGGTCAACCGGTTGAAGACCTTGAGCACGTAAGGCAGTTGATGACGATCGATCTGACGTTCGATGAACATGATTCTCCGTACCCTATGCCAGGAAGACCAGGTACTGGCGGTGAGCGTTACACCTACTTTACAGCCTAGCTTAGCCTGAGCGGCGGCCCGGATGAAATCATTGTCACCTTGGTATTAACGCAAAGGGGTAGTCGGCGCAGGGCGGGTCACCGCAGGCTCACCACGCAGATGGCCAAGCTGCTCCAGGGTCTGCAGGCGCGCTTGGGCACGGTAGGCATACTCGTTCTGCGGGTAGCGCTGAATCAGGAACTGGTAGGTCTGGGCTGCATCGACATAGAGTTTCTGCCGCTCCAGGCACTGGCCACGCAGCATCGCCACTTCCGGATGGATGAACGGGCGGGCACGGCTGGTGCGATCGACCTGCGACAGCTCCAGCATCACGCGCTGGCAATCGCCACGGTCGTAGGCACGGTAGGCGTTGTTCAGGTGATGGTCCATGGACCAACGGGTGCAGCCGACGACACTGGCCGCCATGGTTAACACGATCAGGGCTCGCATGGGAATTCTCCTTTGATGGGCAGTATATCGGCCTTCGCCCCGATTTCTTCAGCGCGCCGATGCACGCTTCATCCCACAGACGCCCGGCGGCAAGCGTCTACCTGTAACCTGCTGCTTGTAGGGTGCTGCCGACGGTGCAACCGCCCTCTCGCCAACCTGCAAGGTAGTGCAACGGAACAATGACTACAGCTCAATTGAGGAGTAGCCTTTCGCTGCGCTTCACTATAGGAGTCTGTGCATGACCATCCGCCGTACCAAAATCGTCGCCACCCTGGGCCCCGCCAGCAACTCGCCGGAAGTGATCGAACAACTGATCCTCGCCGGCCTGGACGTGGCACGTCTGAACTTTTCCCACGGCACTCCGGACGAGCACAAGGCCCGCGCTCGCCTGATCCGCGACATCGCCGCCAAGAACGGCCGCCACGTCGCACTGCTGGGCGACCTGCAAGGTCCGAAGATCCGTATCGCCAAGTTCAGCAACAAGCGCATCGAACTGAAGATCGGTGACAAGTTCACCTTCTCCACCGCCCACCCGCTCACCGAAGGCAACCAGGATATCGTCGGCATCGACTACCCCGACCTTGTCAAGGACTGCGGTGTAGGTGACGAGCTGCTGCTCGACGACGGTCGCGTGGTCATGCGCGTCGAAACCGCTACTGCCGACGCGCTGCATTGCGTGGTGATCGTCGGTGGCCCACTGTCCGACCACAAGGGCATCAACCGCAAGGGTGGCGGCCTGACTGCACCGGCCCTGACCGAAAAAGACAAGGCCGACATCAAACTGGCCGCGGAAATGGACCTGGACTACCTGGCCGTCTCCTTCCCGCGTGACGCCAAGGACATGGAATACGCACGCAAGCTGCGTGACGAAGCCGGCGGCAGCGCCTGGCTGGTGGCCAAGATCGAGCGTGCCGAAGCCGTTGCCGACGACGAAACCCTCGACGGCCTGATCGCTGCTTCCGACGCGGTGATGGTTGCCCGTGGCGACCTCGGCGTGGAAATCGGCGACGCCGAGCTGATCGGCATCCAGAAGAAGATCATCCAGCACGCGCGCCGCAACAACAAAGCGGTGATCGTAGCGACCCAGATGATGGAGTCGATGATCCAGAACCCGATGCCGACCCGCGCCGAAGTATCCGACGTGGCCAACGCCGTGCTGGACAACACCGATGCGGTGATGCTGTCGGCCGAAAGCGCCGCCGGCTCGTACCCGATCGAAGCGGTGCAGGCCATGGCGCGCATCTGCCTGGGCGCCGAGAAGCACCCGACCAACCAGAAGTCCAGCCACCGCCTGCACACCACCTTCGAGCGCTGCGACGAGAGCATTGCCCTGGCGGCGATGTACACCGCCAACCACTTCCCTGGCGTGAAGGCGATCATCGCCCTGACCGAAAGCGGCTATACCCCGCTGATCATGTCGCGCCTGCGCTCGCATGTGCCGGTCTTCGCCATGTCGCCGCACCGCGCGACCCAGGCCCGCGTTTCGATGTTCCGCGGCGTCTACCCGATCGCCTTCGATCCGGCTTCGCTGCCGGCCGACAAGGTCAGCCAGGCGGCTGTCGACGAGCTGCTCAAGCGTGGGCTGGTCGAACAGGGTGACTGGGTGATCCTGACCAAGGGCGACAGCTACCACACCATCGGTGGCACCAACGGCATGAAGATCCTGCACGTCGGTGATCCGCTGGTTGGTTGATGCCCAGGCCGTGGCAACGGCCTGAGGCGCCCCACAAAAAAAGACCGCTCTTCTGAGCGGTCTTTTTTTGGTAGCCCGCGATAGGCCGCGGTGCTGCAAGACCGTCAGGCATGCTCGACGAACACGTCAGCCAATACCTGATTTCTCGGCACACCGGCGATGAACAGTCTGCGCGCGAAGCGCTCGACACTTGCGGGCGATCCACAGAGCAAAGCGATGGTCTGGCGAGAGGTCGGACGCAAGCTGGCAAGCGCCTCCTCGAGATGTTCCTGCAGCACGCATTCGGCATCGATGCCATGCATCTGGTGCAGCGCGGGTTGCAGGTAATGCCCGGCAGCGTCGCGTGCCACATGCATCACCTTGATTTCTGCCCGATGGCCTTGACGCAAAGCCTCTCGCACAACGCCCCACAGCGGGGCAAGGCCGGTACCTGCCGCCAGCAACCACAGCGGCCGCTCCTGCCAGTCGGGGTCGTAGTGCAGCGCGCCCCCTCTGAGCTCCCCCAGAACCATCTGGTCGCCAATTTTCAAGCCCCGCGCCTGGTCGCAGAAGGCGCCTGGACGTCGGCAGTCGATATGAAATTCGAGAAATTCATCCTCGCCCGGCAGGCTTGCCAGCGAATAAGGTCGCGCCACCGACCCCAGCCATAGCACCAGATGCTGGCCGGCCCGATAGCGCAAGCCACGCTCGGGTCGCAGCCGCAGACGCAACACATCGCCCAGCCAATCGACCTCAATCACCTTCGCAGGCAGGCCGTCGGTCAAGGGATCGAAAACGGCAACCCGCATATCGCCGGCCACCCGGCATTGGCATGCCAATCGCCAGCCCTGCTCACGCTTGTCGTCCGGCAAGGCTTCGGGCCGGGCGTCCTGCGGCTCGCCATCGACGCAACGCACCAGGCAGGCGTGGCAACTGCCGGCCCGGCAACTGTAGGGCACGTTCAGGCCGGCGCCATTGAGGGCGTCGAGCAGGTTGCTGCCGGTTGGAACGCTGATGCAGCGCTCGCCCACACGAAGATCGGGCATGTACGAAGGGTCTCCTGAAGTCTGTTGCCATTGTACAGAGCGCCAGCAAGAACGATGCCTGGCAGCGGCCGACCATGGTCCAGACCACTCGCAGGTGTTTCCCACTGGCAGCCGCGCTATACTGCCGCGCCCTTTTTGTGCCGGCCTGACCTGCCGGTGCGCCTTGCAAGGCCTTTCGACGCGCTGGTCGGCTGTGTCGATGCCTTTACGAATGTTCCCGTCTTTAAGAGGAGCGCGCTGCATGACCGTGATCAAGCAAGACGACCTGATTCAGAGCGTTGCCGACGCCCTGCAATTCATCTCGTACTACCACCCCGTCGATTTCATCCAGGCGATGCACGAAGCCTATCTGCGTGAAGAATCGCCCGCTGCCCGCGACTCCATCGCCCAGATCCTGATCAACTCGCGCATGTGCGCCACCGGCCACCGCCCGATCTGCCAGGACACCGGTATCGTCACCGTGTTCGTGCGCGTTGGCATGGACGTGCGCTGGGACGGCGCGACCATGAGCCTGGACGACATGATCAACGAGGGCGTGCGCCGCGCCTACAATCTGCCGGAAAACGTCCTGCGCGCCTCCATCCTGGCCGACCCGGCCGGTGCCCGCAAGAACACCAAGGACAACACCCCGGCGGTGATCCACTACTCCATCGTGCCCGGCGACAAGGTCGAAGTCGACGTCGCAGCCAAGGGCGGCGGTTCGGAGAACAAGTCGAAGATGGCCATGCTCAACCCGTCCGACTCGATCGTCGACTGGGTGCTCAAGACCGTCCCGACCATGGGCGCTGGCTGGTGCCCGCCTGGCATGCTGGGCATCGGCATCGGCGGTACAGCAGAGAAAGCCGCAGTCATGGCCAAGGAAGTGCTCATGGAGTCGATCGACATCCATGAACTGAAAGCCCGTGGCCCGCAGAACCGCATCGAAGAGATCCGCCTGGAGCTGTTCGAGAAGGTCAACCAGCTGGGCATCGGCGCCCAGGGCCTGGGCGGCCTGACCACCGTGCTCGACGTCAAGATCATGGACTACCCGACCCACGCCGCTTCGCTGCCGGTGTGCATGATCCCCAACTGCGCCGCCACCCGCCACGCCCACTTCGTGCTCGACGGCTCCGGCCCGGCAGAGCTGGAAGCGCCGTCGCTGGATGCCTACCCGGAAATCGTCTGGGAAGCCGGCCCGAGCGCACGTCGTGTCAACCTCGACGAGATCACCCCGGAAGAAGTCGCCAGCTGGAAACCGGGCGAGACCATCCTGCTCAACGGCAAGATGCTCACCGGCCGCGACGCTGCGCACAAGCGCATGGTCGAGATGCTCAACCGTGGCGAAGAGCTGCCGGTGGATCTGAAAGGCCGCTTCATCTACTACGTCGGCCCGGTCGATCCGGTCGGTGACGAAGTGGTCGGCCCTGCAGGCCCGACCACTGCCACGCGCATGGACAAGTTCACCCGGCAGATCCTCGAGCAGACTGGCCTGCTGGGCATGATCGGCAAGTCCGAGCGCGGCCCGACCGCCATCGAGGCGATCAAGGACAACAAGGCCGTGTACCTGATGGCCGTTGGCGGCGCCGCCTACCTGGTGGCCCAGGCGATTCGCAAGTCCAAGGTCCTGGCGTTCGCCGAACTGGGCATGGAAGCGATCTACGAGTTCGACGTCAAGGACATGCCGGTCACCGTCGCGGTGGACAGCAATGGCGAGTCGGTGCACATCACCGGCCCTGCGCTGTGGCAGAACAAGATTGCCCAGAGCCTGGCTGTTGAAGTGAAGTAAGACTGCTTTAATCCCAGGCTGAAACAGCAGCGCCCCGTTCGCGGGCAAGCCCGCTCCTACAAGGAACGGGCTTGCCCGCGAACGGGGCGCTGCCGTTTCAGCACAGGATCACAGCAACAGATCCTTGAGCCAGAACGACAGCGTCTTGTCTGACTCATCCGCTTCATCAAGATCGCGCCAGGCATACGACGCACGCATGGACGGCTGATGCAGAAAGCCACGATTACGCCAGAAACCATGTAGCGGCTTATAGTCGTCGGGTCGTCGCGGATGGCCATTGGGCCGTTCGACGGCGCTGAACGCACAGTAATGAAAGCCGCCCAACTTGTGCGCATAGGACTCACGCTCGATGAAAAAACGCACACCCAATCCCCGCCCGCGATAAGCCGGCAGCAACACCGACTTGCCGAAATAATAGACTGTACGCGGATCGCGCCCCTGCTCGAGAAACGGCTGGCGCAACGCCTCGCTCTTGTCACTCAGCGG
The Pseudomonas putida genome window above contains:
- the sbcB gene encoding exodeoxyribonuclease I, which translates into the protein MSSSIFWHDYETTGINPRCDRPLQVAGVRTDFELNEIDEPVNLYCRPSDDILPHPAACLVTGITPEQLIAKGLGEAEFMTRVHEQLSRPGTCGAGYNTLRFDDEVTRYSLYRNFFDPYAREWQGGNSRWDLIDVVRTAYALRPEGIVWPQQDGRTSLRLELLSKANGIDHGHAHEALSDVRATIALARLIRQRQPKLYDWLFQLRSKHKVMEQIRLLQPLVHISGRFSSERSYLGVVLPLAWHPRNRNALIVCDLHMETLPLIRESAEVLRSRLYTRREELADGELPVPLKLVHINKCPVVAPLNVLRPVDQQRLGLDMSLVQSRAEQLMQQHDAWRDKLENVYSADEFSPSEDPEQQLYEGFLGDRDRRLCEQVRLSEPRQLGQGHWMFDDARMPELLFRYRARNFIDTLNEQEQQRWHRFCQQRLSDPQLGAPNTLGDFEQAAQASLANADDAGRQVLEAWLAHAGKLRMHYGLAE
- a CDS encoding PilZ domain-containing protein, whose amino-acid sequence is MFIERQIDRHQLPYVLKVFNRLTDQEIGYLGNASEDGVMVISQLPIMVGPDFELQLRVPLAGGGHQFINLTASCLWSREDQTPGHYDAGFMLLQAPREYEEFVRSLRDFFSFRPMNESA
- the pyk gene encoding pyruvate kinase translates to MTIRRTKIVATLGPASNSPEVIEQLILAGLDVARLNFSHGTPDEHKARARLIRDIAAKNGRHVALLGDLQGPKIRIAKFSNKRIELKIGDKFTFSTAHPLTEGNQDIVGIDYPDLVKDCGVGDELLLDDGRVVMRVETATADALHCVVIVGGPLSDHKGINRKGGGLTAPALTEKDKADIKLAAEMDLDYLAVSFPRDAKDMEYARKLRDEAGGSAWLVAKIERAEAVADDETLDGLIAASDAVMVARGDLGVEIGDAELIGIQKKIIQHARRNNKAVIVATQMMESMIQNPMPTRAEVSDVANAVLDNTDAVMLSAESAAGSYPIEAVQAMARICLGAEKHPTNQKSSHRLHTTFERCDESIALAAMYTANHFPGVKAIIALTESGYTPLIMSRLRSHVPVFAMSPHRATQARVSMFRGVYPIAFDPASLPADKVSQAAVDELLKRGLVEQGDWVILTKGDSYHTIGGTNGMKILHVGDPLVG
- a CDS encoding iron-sulfur-binding ferredoxin reductase yields the protein MPDLRVGERCISVPTGSNLLDALNGAGLNVPYSCRAGSCHACLVRCVDGEPQDARPEALPDDKREQGWRLACQCRVAGDMRVAVFDPLTDGLPAKVIEVDWLGDVLRLRLRPERGLRYRAGQHLVLWLGSVARPYSLASLPGEDEFLEFHIDCRRPGAFCDQARGLKIGDQMVLGELRGGALHYDPDWQERPLWLLAAGTGLAPLWGVVREALRQGHRAEIKVMHVARDAAGHYLQPALHQMHGIDAECVLQEHLEEALASLRPTSRQTIALLCGSPASVERFARRLFIAGVPRNQVLADVFVEHA
- a CDS encoding fumarate hydratase, with product MTVIKQDDLIQSVADALQFISYYHPVDFIQAMHEAYLREESPAARDSIAQILINSRMCATGHRPICQDTGIVTVFVRVGMDVRWDGATMSLDDMINEGVRRAYNLPENVLRASILADPAGARKNTKDNTPAVIHYSIVPGDKVEVDVAAKGGGSENKSKMAMLNPSDSIVDWVLKTVPTMGAGWCPPGMLGIGIGGTAEKAAVMAKEVLMESIDIHELKARGPQNRIEEIRLELFEKVNQLGIGAQGLGGLTTVLDVKIMDYPTHAASLPVCMIPNCAATRHAHFVLDGSGPAELEAPSLDAYPEIVWEAGPSARRVNLDEITPEEVASWKPGETILLNGKMLTGRDAAHKRMVEMLNRGEELPVDLKGRFIYYVGPVDPVGDEVVGPAGPTTATRMDKFTRQILEQTGLLGMIGKSERGPTAIEAIKDNKAVYLMAVGGAAYLVAQAIRKSKVLAFAELGMEAIYEFDVKDMPVTVAVDSNGESVHITGPALWQNKIAQSLAVEVK
- a CDS encoding GNAT family N-acetyltransferase; translated protein: MEIRLLHGAAIAPYIDDIARLRLTLLREFPYLYEGTPECEADALRRYIDCECSLAILAVDEGRVVGASTGLPLSDKSEALRQPFLEQGRDPRTVYYFGKSVLLPAYRGRGLGVRFFIERESYAHKLGGFHYCAFSAVERPNGHPRRPDDYKPLHGFWRNRGFLHQPSMRASYAWRDLDEADESDKTLSFWLKDLLL